One genomic segment of Methylocystis bryophila includes these proteins:
- a CDS encoding tyrosine-type recombinase/integrase — translation MPDENPSNHPLEPASRRRENANENGTDDPGDPDGDLTSAADGADSPALSDPRLARLTETAKNYARAARSENTARAYDSDWRQFASWLRRNGFDDTPPEPQTVGLYLAAQAEVGVSVATLERRLSGVCWRYRQLGTPLDVSDRHVATVLAGIRRKHARPPAQKAAIFADELLAMLATLEMDLRGLRDRAILALGFAGALRRSEIVGLDCGPGQSEDGTGWIEIYPAGENPNNDGGVLLQISGKTGWREVEIGRGSQPHTCPVALLETWMRLGRIGHGPLFRPIARKNGGVSAERLSDKHVARLVQRCALAAGIRGDLTEGERKKAFGGHSLRAGLASSAQIEEAYVQKHLGHASPEMTRRYQRKRDRFRVNLTRAAGL, via the coding sequence ATGCCGGACGAAAACCCTTCAAACCACCCCCTCGAGCCCGCCTCCAGGCGTCGGGAAAACGCGAACGAAAACGGAACTGACGACCCTGGGGACCCAGACGGCGATCTGACGAGCGCGGCCGACGGCGCGGACTCCCCTGCCCTGTCCGACCCGCGCCTCGCCCGGCTCACCGAGACCGCCAAAAATTACGCGCGCGCCGCGCGATCTGAGAACACCGCACGCGCCTACGATTCCGACTGGCGGCAGTTCGCGTCCTGGCTCCGCCGCAACGGTTTTGACGACACCCCGCCGGAGCCGCAGACCGTCGGCCTCTATCTCGCGGCGCAGGCCGAAGTCGGCGTCAGCGTCGCCACACTCGAACGCCGCCTCTCGGGGGTCTGCTGGCGATACCGGCAGCTCGGGACGCCGCTCGACGTCAGCGATCGCCACGTCGCGACTGTTTTGGCGGGCATCCGCCGCAAGCACGCCCGTCCCCCAGCGCAAAAGGCGGCGATCTTCGCCGACGAGCTTTTGGCCATGTTGGCCACGCTCGAGATGGATCTGCGCGGCCTGCGCGATCGCGCCATTTTGGCGCTCGGCTTTGCGGGGGCCTTGCGTCGCTCCGAAATCGTCGGCCTCGACTGCGGCCCTGGCCAGAGCGAGGACGGGACCGGCTGGATCGAGATCTATCCGGCCGGGGAGAATCCAAACAACGACGGCGGCGTGTTGCTGCAGATCTCCGGCAAGACCGGCTGGCGCGAGGTCGAGATCGGCCGCGGTTCTCAGCCCCATACCTGCCCGGTCGCGCTCCTCGAGACCTGGATGCGGCTCGGGCGGATCGGCCACGGGCCCCTCTTCCGGCCGATCGCGCGCAAGAACGGCGGCGTCTCGGCCGAGCGGCTTTCCGACAAGCATGTCGCCCGCCTCGTGCAAAGATGCGCGTTGGCGGCCGGGATCCGTGGCGATCTCACCGAGGGAGAGCGCAAAAAAGCCTTTGGTGGCCATTCCTTGCGCGCCGGCCTCGCCTCCTCCGCGCAGATCGAGGAGGCGTATGTGCAAAAGCACCTGGGCCACGCCAGCCCGGAAATGACCCGACGCTACCAGAGGAAACGCGACCGGTTTCGGGTCAATCTCACCAGGGCCGCCGGGCTGTAA
- a CDS encoding DUF1403 family protein, which translates to MQISAFPNWARLPHAAAGAADAAFCAGAGLALLDRVLRSGEDGAEPLFAGVLRQRLALKAAGTSVRLARQREDEAALRDAEHLAPAGAPPSPAGRLHRLFRLFGARPLRLEAETLALAADLLELRTAAPTLQGLAAACQEILARNRSPLLAAADVSRAAVTLLADAAPLEAEILALWLADLALAQKLGWDAPVPLLGTTIAQPALRRDGRRPRPGDADWQNALAAAYALAAPEAHGLAGELSRRANKLLAVAPRLRAKGAARVVALLLADDSLSPARAAKAARLSDRAARRLFERLIALEAVHELSGRPSFRLYGL; encoded by the coding sequence TTGCAAATCAGCGCGTTTCCGAACTGGGCTCGCCTTCCCCACGCTGCCGCCGGCGCCGCCGACGCAGCCTTCTGCGCTGGCGCGGGCCTCGCGCTTTTGGACCGTGTGTTGCGCTCGGGCGAGGATGGCGCCGAACCCCTGTTCGCCGGCGTCTTGCGCCAGCGCTTAGCCCTCAAAGCCGCCGGGACCAGCGTCCGCCTCGCGCGGCAGCGCGAGGACGAAGCGGCGCTGCGCGACGCCGAGCATCTCGCGCCCGCCGGCGCGCCGCCGTCTCCGGCCGGCCGATTGCACCGCCTCTTCCGCCTGTTCGGCGCTCGCCCGCTGCGGCTCGAGGCCGAAACGCTCGCCCTTGCCGCGGATCTCCTGGAATTGCGGACCGCGGCGCCGACGCTTCAAGGGCTCGCCGCGGCTTGCCAAGAGATCCTGGCGCGCAACCGATCGCCGCTCCTGGCGGCGGCCGACGTCAGCCGGGCGGCGGTGACGCTTCTTGCCGACGCAGCCCCTCTGGAAGCCGAGATTCTGGCGCTCTGGCTCGCCGACCTGGCGCTGGCGCAAAAACTCGGTTGGGACGCGCCGGTCCCGCTGCTTGGGACGACGATCGCGCAGCCGGCGCTGCGCCGCGACGGCCGTCGCCCGCGCCCGGGCGACGCCGATTGGCAAAACGCGCTCGCTGCCGCCTATGCGCTGGCGGCGCCGGAGGCCCATGGCCTCGCGGGCGAGCTGTCACGGCGCGCCAACAAGCTGCTCGCCGTCGCGCCCAGGCTGCGGGCCAAGGGCGCAGCGCGCGTCGTCGCGCTGCTGCTCGCCGACGATTCCCTTTCCCCGGCGCGCGCGGCGAAAGCCGCGCGACTCTCGGATCGCGCCGCAAGGCGGCTGTTCGAACGCCTGATCGCGCTCGAGGCCGTGCACGAGCTTTCCGGTCGGCCGAGCTTCCGGCTCTATGGCTTGTGA
- the scpB gene encoding SMC-Scp complex subunit ScpB, with amino-acid sequence MARPKAREPEFFDAELADLPRAARWREWMLRVETAIFAAPSPVPREMLARLVGKDCRLDALIEDLKTELRGRPYDLVCVAGGWQLRTKPRFAGAVRVAHAGELRDAGAPELTPAELLAVTAIAYLQPATRGEISRLAGKEISRDVIGVLKRHGLIDASLRAPEPGAPFAYVTTAKFLEVFGLGSLRELPDIERLEDEGLLQKPQEDIELDGALGLGAGDPLFDGNFECDETNLG; translated from the coding sequence ATGGCACGCCCGAAAGCGCGCGAACCGGAATTCTTCGACGCCGAGCTCGCCGATTTGCCGCGAGCGGCGCGCTGGCGCGAATGGATGCTGCGCGTCGAGACGGCGATCTTCGCCGCGCCTTCGCCTGTGCCGCGCGAAATGCTTGCCAGACTCGTCGGCAAGGATTGCCGACTCGACGCCCTCATCGAGGATCTCAAAACCGAATTGCGCGGGCGTCCCTACGATCTGGTCTGCGTCGCCGGCGGCTGGCAGCTGCGCACGAAACCGCGCTTCGCTGGCGCGGTTCGCGTCGCGCACGCGGGCGAGCTGCGCGACGCCGGCGCGCCGGAGCTCACCCCGGCCGAGCTCCTGGCGGTGACTGCCATCGCCTATCTGCAGCCGGCGACCAGGGGCGAGATTTCCAGGCTCGCCGGCAAAGAAATCAGCCGCGACGTCATCGGCGTCTTGAAGCGCCATGGGCTCATCGACGCGAGCCTGCGCGCGCCCGAGCCGGGGGCGCCCTTCGCCTATGTCACCACGGCGAAATTCTTGGAGGTTTTTGGGCTTGGTTCCCTGCGCGAGCTGCCCGACATTGAGCGGCTCGAGGACGAGGGGCTGTTGCAAAAGCCCCAGGAGGACATCGAGCTTGACGGCGCGTTGGGGCTTGGCGCCGGCGACCCGCTATTCGACGGGAACTTCGAGTGCGACGAAACGAATCTGGGCTGA
- a CDS encoding type II toxin-antitoxin system MqsR family toxin, which produces MEKRRPTYDLDAIKLSIGSVETLVITTSALRDATALGFDRGGIVQTINSIERVMFYKSMTTFANHRLWQDVYHVPSRGLTLYIKFQADVVTDFSVVSFKEK; this is translated from the coding sequence ATGGAAAAGCGCCGACCGACTTATGATCTCGACGCCATAAAGCTGTCGATCGGTTCGGTCGAAACCCTCGTGATCACGACCTCGGCCTTGCGTGACGCCACCGCGCTCGGCTTCGACCGCGGCGGCATCGTGCAAACGATAAACAGCATCGAGCGCGTGATGTTTTACAAGTCGATGACGACCTTCGCGAACCATCGACTTTGGCAGGACGTCTATCATGTCCCGTCGCGCGGGCTGACGCTCTACATCAAATTCCAGGCGGACGTCGTCACCGATTTCTCGGTGGTTTCGTTCAAGGAGAAATGA
- a CDS encoding type II toxin-antitoxin system MqsA family antitoxin — protein MASGKQPLPNTMVAPDTGEVLTRGVRPFLVSYKGEAINVELPGYYPAGAGEGVHVGDDMAVVDEALRGLKEKIEGLLSPATIRRVRTKLNLSQREAGLLLKVGENAFDKYERGLIEPSGPTSQLLRILDRHPEMVDELR, from the coding sequence ATGGCGAGTGGGAAGCAACCTCTTCCAAACACGATGGTCGCGCCGGACACCGGCGAGGTCCTGACACGCGGCGTGCGGCCTTTCTTGGTCTCCTACAAGGGCGAAGCCATCAACGTGGAGCTTCCGGGTTACTATCCGGCGGGCGCGGGGGAGGGGGTGCACGTCGGAGACGACATGGCCGTCGTCGACGAGGCTTTGCGTGGGCTGAAGGAGAAAATCGAAGGCTTGCTTTCTCCCGCCACGATCCGCCGTGTGCGCACGAAGCTCAACTTGTCGCAGCGCGAAGCCGGCTTGCTGCTCAAGGTCGGCGAGAACGCTTTCGACAAATATGAGCGCGGACTCATCGAGCCGAGCGGGCCGACGAGCCAGCTGCTGCGAATTCTCGATCGGCATCCCGAGATGGTCGACGAATTAAGATGA
- a CDS encoding ISKra4 family transposase produces MPLRVRRFVSCQCREIAEKPICFSVLMPEGGMAPELAYVTAKFAALAPFANVADLLAELLPVGGAVNAGTVRNRARRVGARIARLRPEGAADPDSDAVTPAVVIGLDGGYLRSRHRRPERNFEVIAGKVLNLDGSQHRFAFARNGNSAREFADAVVGAGVRLGTPTTVLSDGDAGLWKLQRQVLPQATLVLDWFHIAMRFEHALQAVRGFGAGTCNDYLRSHPIRELENSKWKLWHGLSSACLGRLAHLTHWFDAAHVRDVRGAATVQRHINNLIEYLHANELALVNYGRRRHDRQPISTAFVESAVNEILSKRMIKKQQMRWNRWTVQPFLDVRVAVLNDTLVGSFKRLYPDFRPNNENHAARMSA; encoded by the coding sequence GTGCCGCTTCGAGTTCGTCGGTTCGTCAGCTGCCAATGCCGTGAAATCGCAGAGAAACCCATATGTTTCTCGGTGTTGATGCCTGAAGGCGGCATGGCGCCCGAACTCGCCTATGTGACCGCAAAGTTCGCCGCGCTCGCGCCTTTTGCCAATGTCGCCGATCTACTTGCGGAACTGCTGCCCGTCGGCGGCGCGGTCAACGCTGGCACAGTGCGCAATCGAGCCCGCCGCGTCGGCGCGCGCATCGCGCGGCTACGCCCGGAGGGAGCCGCGGATCCGGACAGCGATGCGGTGACTCCTGCGGTCGTGATCGGTCTCGATGGCGGCTATCTGCGTAGCCGGCATCGTCGTCCCGAGCGAAATTTCGAGGTGATCGCCGGCAAAGTGCTCAATCTTGACGGCTCACAGCATCGCTTCGCCTTTGCGCGCAACGGCAATTCCGCGAGAGAATTTGCCGATGCAGTCGTAGGCGCCGGGGTCCGCCTTGGAACGCCGACCACAGTACTTTCCGATGGCGATGCTGGGCTATGGAAGTTGCAGCGGCAAGTGTTGCCACAGGCGACCCTCGTCCTCGACTGGTTTCATATCGCCATGCGTTTCGAACACGCCTTGCAGGCGGTGCGCGGCTTCGGCGCCGGTACTTGCAACGACTACCTCCGCAGTCATCCAATCCGCGAACTTGAGAACTCCAAGTGGAAACTTTGGCACGGTCTTTCGAGCGCATGTCTCGGGCGCTTGGCGCATCTGACACATTGGTTTGACGCCGCTCATGTCAGGGACGTCAGAGGCGCCGCCACAGTCCAGCGACACATCAACAATCTGATCGAATATCTTCATGCCAATGAACTTGCACTCGTGAACTACGGACGGCGACGCCATGATCGGCAGCCGATTTCAACCGCTTTTGTTGAAAGCGCGGTCAACGAAATCCTCTCGAAACGCATGATCAAGAAGCAGCAAATGCGATGGAATAGATGGACTGTGCAGCCCTTCCTTGACGTGCGCGTCGCCGTCCTCAACGACACGCTCGTTGGTTCGTTCAAGCGACTCTATCCAGACTTCCGACCAAACAACGAAAATCACGCCGCGCGGATGTCAGCGTGA